One part of the Chthoniobacterales bacterium genome encodes these proteins:
- a CDS encoding SDR family NAD(P)-dependent oxidoreductase, translating into MKFFEGCTALITGASSGLGAEFARQLAPVAQSLVLVARRNDRLEALRAEFSASHPDLAVFIYAADLADENARAAFADWLREQDIRVDFLVNNAGLGDHGPFESSEWIRVRAMLDVNIAALTHLTHLLLPALRGSGRAAILNVSSVASFFPLPNMAVYAATKAYVTSFSEALRMELRDTGVSVTALCPGPVKTEFFDIATRPGDEENAAHFKTMPAFVVTTEEAVRTGLTAVVRDRARVVPGPLLAIAVAAAALVPFFIVRQIIQAGRARI; encoded by the coding sequence ATGAAGTTTTTCGAGGGATGCACAGCGTTGATCACCGGCGCGTCGTCCGGTCTCGGCGCAGAGTTCGCCCGCCAGCTCGCCCCCGTCGCCCAATCCCTCGTGCTCGTCGCCCGCCGCAACGACCGCCTCGAGGCGCTCCGCGCGGAATTCTCCGCCAGCCATCCGGATCTGGCGGTTTTCATCTACGCCGCCGACCTCGCGGACGAGAATGCGCGGGCAGCCTTCGCCGACTGGCTCCGCGAACAGGACATTCGCGTCGATTTTCTCGTGAACAATGCCGGCCTTGGCGATCACGGACCCTTCGAAAGCAGCGAGTGGATCCGCGTGCGCGCCATGCTCGACGTCAATATCGCCGCTCTCACGCATCTCACGCACCTCCTGCTGCCCGCGTTGCGCGGCTCCGGCCGGGCCGCCATTCTGAACGTCAGTTCCGTGGCGAGCTTCTTCCCGCTGCCGAACATGGCGGTCTATGCCGCGACCAAGGCCTACGTCACGAGCTTCTCCGAGGCGCTGCGGATGGAATTGCGCGACACCGGGGTGTCCGTCACGGCGCTTTGCCCCGGCCCGGTGAAGACGGAGTTCTTCGACATTGCCACCCGCCCGGGTGACGAAGAGAACGCCGCGCATTTTAAAACCATGCCCGCCTTCGTCGTGACGACGGAGGAAGCCGTGCGCACCGGGCTGACGGCCGTGGTGCGCGACCGCGCGCGAGTCGTGCCCGGGCCGCTCCTCGCGATCGCGGTGGCGGCCGCCGCCCTCGTGCCATTCTTCATCGTTCGGCAGATCATCCAGGCTGGCCGGGCCCGAATTTAG
- a CDS encoding cupin domain-containing protein, whose product MIALNLSSQKPFTTKDGSTIRSILDRTNAPVQNQSLAEARVPAGTATDRHYHRLAEEFYFLLEGHGTMELDGETRGVGPGDAILIPAGAWHQITATSDLVFLCCCAPPYAHDDTYFE is encoded by the coding sequence ATGATCGCCCTGAACCTATCCAGCCAAAAACCCTTCACGACGAAGGACGGCTCGACGATTCGCAGCATCCTCGATCGCACGAACGCCCCGGTGCAAAACCAGAGCCTGGCCGAGGCCCGCGTTCCGGCCGGCACGGCAACGGACCGCCACTACCACAGGCTCGCCGAGGAATTTTACTTCCTGCTCGAGGGCCATGGAACGATGGAACTCGACGGAGAAACGCGCGGAGTCGGCCCGGGCGACGCGATTCTCATCCCGGCCGGAGCCTGGCACCAGATCACCGCCACCAGCGACCTGGTTTTCCTGTGCTGCTGCGCACCGCCCTACGCGCACGACGACACGTATTTCGAATAA
- the ffh gene encoding signal recognition particle protein — MFSRLSDKLQDVFKDLRGHGRITEANINDALREVRLALLDADVHFQVAKDFIASVKKKALGEDVLRSVTPGQQIVKIFHDELVTLLGGDSSPLNLDKPARILVVGLNGAGKTTSSAKLARWLKTQGRTPNLIACDLLRPAAIDQLATLAGQVNVNVFTPDKSEKDVLRVAKSALAWADEVGGNVQIFDTAGRQEIDEPLVQELKRLKEYLQPEEVLLVCDAATGQQAVSVAEHFHGALGLTGIILTKLDGDARGGAALSLRAVTKQPIKFAGVGEKLDQFEPFHPDRLAGRILGMGDVVSLVEKAAEAITEEDALRMQKKLQSGGFDLDDFLQQFKMLKRMGPLENILGMLPGMANLKDSSIDEGQLKRVEAIILSMTPGERAKPEMLNARRRQRVARGSGTSVSEVNNLLLRFGQMRKMMKKAGNRKKIMAQARRAGLPGMK, encoded by the coding sequence ATGTTCAGCCGCCTTTCCGACAAACTTCAGGACGTCTTCAAGGACCTCCGCGGCCATGGACGCATCACCGAGGCGAATATCAATGACGCCCTCCGCGAGGTGCGCCTCGCTCTGCTCGATGCCGACGTCCACTTTCAGGTCGCGAAGGACTTCATCGCGAGCGTGAAGAAAAAGGCGCTCGGCGAGGACGTCCTTCGCAGCGTCACGCCCGGCCAGCAGATCGTCAAAATCTTCCACGACGAGCTCGTCACCCTTCTTGGCGGCGATTCCAGCCCGCTCAATCTCGACAAACCCGCGCGCATCCTCGTCGTCGGCCTCAATGGCGCCGGCAAGACGACCTCGTCCGCCAAGCTCGCCCGCTGGCTGAAGACCCAGGGCCGCACGCCGAATCTCATCGCGTGCGACCTTCTGCGCCCCGCGGCGATCGACCAGCTCGCCACCCTGGCCGGCCAGGTCAACGTCAACGTCTTCACGCCCGACAAGAGCGAAAAGGACGTCCTCCGGGTTGCGAAGAGCGCCCTCGCCTGGGCCGACGAGGTGGGCGGCAACGTCCAGATCTTCGACACCGCCGGTCGCCAGGAAATCGACGAGCCGCTCGTCCAGGAACTCAAGCGCCTCAAGGAATATCTCCAGCCGGAGGAAGTCCTCCTTGTCTGCGACGCCGCCACCGGCCAGCAGGCCGTCTCCGTCGCGGAGCATTTCCACGGCGCCCTCGGCCTCACCGGCATCATCCTCACCAAGCTCGACGGCGACGCCCGCGGCGGCGCGGCCCTCTCGCTTCGTGCGGTCACGAAGCAACCGATCAAATTCGCCGGCGTCGGGGAGAAACTCGACCAGTTCGAGCCGTTTCACCCCGACCGCCTCGCCGGCCGCATCCTCGGCATGGGCGACGTGGTCAGCCTTGTCGAGAAGGCGGCCGAGGCTATCACCGAGGAGGACGCCCTTCGCATGCAGAAGAAGCTGCAAAGCGGCGGCTTCGACCTCGATGACTTCCTCCAGCAGTTCAAAATGCTCAAACGCATGGGCCCCCTGGAAAATATCCTTGGCATGTTGCCCGGCATGGCTAACCTGAAAGATTCCTCGATCGACGAGGGGCAGCTTAAACGGGTGGAGGCGATCATTCTCTCCATGACTCCCGGCGAGCGCGCGAAGCCCGAGATGCTGAACGCGCGACGACGCCAGCGGGTCGCCCGCGGCAGCGGCACCTCCGTCTCCGAGGTAAATAATCTTCTTCTCCGGTTCGGCCAGATGAGGAAGATGATGAAAAAGGCGGGCAACAGGAAAAAAATAATGGCCCAGGCACGCCGGGCTGGACTTCCAGGAATGAAGTGA
- a CDS encoding KH domain-containing protein — translation MEEFLRYVVGKLIEYPDELLITRTEDGDKSVFHLAMRKTDLPKVIGKGGHTIQALRELLQASARKKGIRVGLEIIE, via the coding sequence GTGGAAGAGTTTCTTCGCTACGTCGTCGGGAAGCTCATCGAATACCCCGATGAGTTGCTGATCACGCGCACGGAAGACGGAGACAAGTCCGTCTTCCATCTCGCCATGCGCAAAACCGATCTACCGAAGGTCATCGGCAAGGGCGGTCACACCATTCAGGCGCTCCGCGAGCTGCTCCAGGCGTCCGCCCGAAAAAAAGGCATCCGGGTGGGCCTGGAAATCATCGAGTAG
- the rpsP gene encoding 30S ribosomal protein S16 has translation MAVAIRLKREGAKNHPFYKIVVADQRKPRDGRFIEIIGSYDPKKEGENFALELDRANYWVGVGARPSQTVGSIINKARKKAEAAAA, from the coding sequence ATGGCAGTTGCAATCCGACTCAAGCGCGAAGGCGCCAAGAACCACCCCTTCTACAAGATCGTGGTGGCCGACCAGCGCAAGCCGCGCGACGGACGTTTCATCGAAATCATCGGCTCCTACGATCCGAAGAAGGAAGGCGAGAACTTCGCCCTCGAGCTCGACCGCGCGAACTACTGGGTCGGCGTCGGCGCCCGCCCTTCGCAGACCGTCGGCAGCATCATCAACAAGGCCCGCAAGAAGGCCGAAGCCGCCGCGGCCTGA
- a CDS encoding polyprenyl synthetase family protein, protein MKDFTKLRSLAAGVETAVTFKQTFDLINPHLYSVEERIRQQARAFDPAVEGYIAYAINSGGKRLRPALALLAGGATGKITSGHVDVAVILELIHVATLVHDDIMDGAETRREQPTVNAKWGNSLSVLLGDCLFAHALRLSTNFSNNEICRIVSEASAEVCSGEIIQTQRRFDLNLSLADYFKIIEMKTAALFAAACELGAFISEASPEIISSLKTFGSRLGTAYQVYDDILDIAGDEDAVGKTLGTDFQKGKLTLPVLLLLQNNDDSLRERARELLLHENLSGRDELTGLLKSSGAMRSAIDTAKRMVSEARTALDPVPANKYRNGLVAITTHLENLLAQF, encoded by the coding sequence GTGAAAGACTTCACAAAGCTCCGCTCCCTGGCCGCCGGTGTCGAAACCGCGGTGACCTTCAAACAGACCTTCGACCTGATCAATCCGCACCTCTACAGCGTGGAGGAGCGCATTCGCCAGCAGGCGAGGGCGTTCGATCCTGCGGTTGAGGGCTACATCGCCTACGCCATCAATTCCGGCGGCAAACGTCTCCGTCCCGCGCTCGCGCTGCTTGCGGGTGGCGCTACGGGCAAGATCACTTCGGGCCATGTCGACGTCGCGGTGATTCTCGAGCTCATCCACGTCGCCACGCTCGTTCACGACGACATCATGGACGGCGCCGAGACGCGCCGTGAGCAGCCGACCGTGAACGCCAAGTGGGGGAACTCGCTCAGCGTCCTGCTCGGCGACTGCCTGTTCGCCCACGCACTCCGGCTTTCCACGAATTTCTCGAACAACGAGATCTGCCGCATCGTTTCCGAGGCCTCGGCCGAGGTCTGCTCCGGCGAGATCATCCAGACGCAGCGGCGCTTCGATCTCAACCTCTCGCTGGCCGATTATTTCAAGATCATCGAGATGAAGACGGCGGCGCTCTTTGCCGCGGCCTGCGAGCTGGGCGCGTTCATCAGCGAGGCCAGCCCCGAGATCATCAGTTCGCTCAAGACTTTCGGCTCGCGGCTCGGCACCGCGTATCAGGTCTACGACGACATCCTCGACATCGCCGGTGACGAGGATGCCGTGGGCAAGACGCTCGGCACCGATTTCCAGAAGGGCAAACTCACTCTGCCGGTGCTCCTGCTGCTCCAGAACAACGACGACTCGCTCCGCGAGCGCGCCCGCGAGCTGCTCCTGCACGAGAATCTCTCCGGTCGGGACGAGCTGACGGGCCTGCTGAAATCCAGCGGCGCGATGCGCTCGGCGATCGATACCGCGAAACGCATGGTCTCCGAAGCACGCACCGCGCTCGATCCCGTGCCGGCCAACAAATACCGCAACGGCCTCGTCGCGATCACGACGCACCTCGAGAACCTCCTCGCGCAGTTCTGA
- the thiS gene encoding sulfur carrier protein ThiS — translation MVVHVNGEPRELARSGTVAEMVAELELPAPTLLIEHNGTALHRSEWPATLLAEGDRIELLRVVAGG, via the coding sequence ATGGTTGTCCACGTCAACGGCGAACCCCGCGAACTGGCCCGGAGCGGCACCGTCGCCGAGATGGTCGCCGAGCTGGAGCTGCCTGCGCCGACGCTCCTCATCGAGCACAACGGCACCGCGCTCCACCGCTCCGAATGGCCCGCCACCTTGCTGGCCGAGGGCGACCGCATCGAGCTCCTCCGCGTCGTCGCCGGAGGATAG
- a CDS encoding MJ1477/TM1410 family putative glycoside hydrolase — translation MSARIFAIPLVAALAISSAWGAPWLYQLQNPSPRAIRASGFRAAVVDYSRDGSDAGRLPPGQVKALGRAGIRTLAYLSIGEAENYRFYWRADWVARRNSNAFTAAAPSWLGHTNPDWVGNYKVRYWDPAWRETVLRPYLDRIARQGFTGVYLDIIDAYEYWAASASYGGGGEVWQPGDPRGDRAEAARRMIDLVVWIAEYLRFATGHRMLVFPQNAEDILRYDTGGKYRRAISGIGVEDLFYNETARQPADETRYRLRYLRKLCTTGRKVLCVDYVDTGDREDPANVARIADFVARCRAEGFDFYVARKDRELDRINRVPGVQP, via the coding sequence GTGAGTGCGCGAATTTTCGCCATCCCGCTGGTCGCCGCCCTTGCGATTTCGTCAGCCTGGGGAGCACCGTGGCTCTACCAGCTCCAGAATCCGAGCCCGCGCGCCATTCGCGCCTCGGGATTTCGCGCCGCCGTGGTGGATTATTCGCGGGATGGTAGCGATGCCGGCCGCCTGCCGCCGGGTCAGGTGAAGGCGCTGGGCCGGGCAGGGATCCGCACGCTGGCCTATCTCTCGATTGGCGAGGCGGAGAACTACCGCTTCTACTGGCGGGCGGATTGGGTGGCTCGTCGGAATTCGAACGCATTCACCGCCGCTGCTCCGTCCTGGCTCGGGCACACGAACCCCGACTGGGTGGGCAATTACAAGGTGCGCTACTGGGATCCCGCATGGCGCGAGACGGTTCTGCGGCCCTATCTCGATCGGATTGCGAGGCAGGGATTCACCGGGGTGTATCTCGACATCATCGATGCCTACGAATACTGGGCGGCTTCCGCGAGTTACGGTGGCGGTGGGGAAGTCTGGCAGCCGGGAGATCCGCGGGGAGACCGGGCGGAGGCGGCTCGACGGATGATCGATCTCGTGGTCTGGATCGCAGAATACCTGCGATTCGCCACCGGACATCGGATGCTCGTCTTCCCCCAGAATGCGGAGGACATTCTCCGCTACGACACCGGCGGGAAGTATCGGCGCGCCATTTCCGGGATCGGCGTGGAAGATCTGTTTTACAACGAAACGGCGCGACAGCCGGCCGATGAAACCCGCTACCGGCTGCGATATCTTCGAAAGCTGTGCACGACCGGCCGAAAGGTGCTTTGTGTCGACTACGTGGACACTGGCGATCGCGAGGATCCGGCAAACGTGGCGCGAATCGCGGACTTCGTGGCCCGGTGTCGAGCAGAGGGCTTCGATTTCTACGTCGCGCGGAAAGATCGCGAACTCGATCGGATCAACCGCGTGCCTGGCGTGCAGCCGTAA